A stretch of DNA from Candidatus Eisenbacteria bacterium:
GGCCTCGCGGAGGTTCGCCGGCGGATCGCGGAATCGATGGCCCGGGGAGCCGAGAGCTGGCCGGCGCCGTGGCTCTCGCGGACGGACCGCCAAGCGAAGAGGCTCGACACCCTGGCCGACACGATCCGCTACGCGCCTTACGGCTTCTCGGGGTTCTTCGACGCGGACGCGGTCTCGGAGGAGTCGCTGGAGTGGATCCTGGAAGCCGATCTCCTTCTCTTCGATGACATCGATCGAATGGACCGAGCGGAGCAGCTAGTCGCCGAGGGCCCGCCTCCTATGCAGATCCTCGAGGCGTTCATCACGGAACTGAGCGACGCCATCGGGAAGATGGAGGAGCACCTGGTCCTCCGCGACAAGGCGCTCGGCGGGACCTGAGCCCCCTCATCACGGGGCCGCGAGCGGAAGGCGGATCCGGAAGGTCGTCCCCTTGTCGGGGACCGAAGAGCAGCTGACCGATCCCCCGTGCTCCTCGACGATCTGCCGCACGACGGCGAGGCCCAGCCCCGTGCCGTCCTGCTTCGTCGTGAAGAACGGATCGAAGATCCTCGGCAGAATCTCCTGAGGAATCCCGGGGCCGTTGTCGTCGATCTCGATCTCCCCCGCGTCGCGGGTCGCCTTCGTCACCACCATGACCTGTCCGCTCCGGGGAGGCACGACTTCCATCGCGTTGCGGATCAGATTGAGAACGACCTGCCGCACCAGCCTGCCGTCGCAGGACACGCGCGGGTGATCGTCGTCCAAGTTGAGCACCAGCCGGATTCCACTGCGGCGCAGCTCCGGCCGCAGGAAGTCGGCCAGTCCGAGGATGACGCTATTGAGGTCCTCGCGCGCCCCCGTCGGCTGAGGCATCCTCGAGAATTGAAGGTACTCGTCGGTTATCTGGCTGAGCCGCTTCGTCTCGCGCTTGATGGTCTGCAGGATCTCGCGCGCCTCCTCGACTTCCGGCGTCTCTGCCTCCTCCAGACCGTCTAGGAGCAGATCGACGTTCAGGTTGATGGAGCCCAGCGGATTCCTGATCTCATGGACGACCTTGGACGCGATCTTCCCGACCGCCGCCATCTTCTCGGTGAGGACCATCTCCCTGTCCAAGACGCGCTGGCTGGTGATGTCCCTCAGAACCTCCACCTCTCCGATCGCCTCCCCGTCAGGCGTGCGGACCTTCGAGCGGGTGAGGGAGACCTCGACCAGACCGCCGTCGCGCCGGCGCCGCTGCGTCCGGAGGTCCCGCACCGCGCCGGGATCGGCAAGCGCATCGACAAGGCTCGTCTCGAGCGGAGTCCCTTCCGGAAGGATGAGATCGTACGACCGGCCGACCGCCTCGGCCCGGGAGTAGCCGAAGGTCTCGACCGCCCCTCGGTTCCACAGGCGGATCTTCCCCTCGCGGTCGAGCAGGAGGATCGCGTCCGCCGCGTCCTCGATCACCCTCTCCGGAAGGACGCGCGTGTTCGCGACAGGCCCGATCGGACTGCGGCTTGGACGGGGCGGCCGTCCCCGGCGCGCCCAGAGCCAGGCGCAGGCGCCGAGAGCCAGAAGGATCGGGACCCATGCCCAGGGCGGGATCGTCCATCCGTCGCTCGCGAACGCAGGCGCCATGACTACTCGAGGTGCTCTGTCAGCCCGTACTCCCGCAGCTTCCTGTAGAGTCGCGTGCGGGAGATGCGCAGCAACGACGCCGCACGCGACTTGTTGCCGTCGCACGCCTTGAGCGCCCGCTCGATGGCGGCCCGCTCGGCGTCCGAGAGCGCCGCTGCCGGCTGCTCCCTCACGATCGCTTCCGCCTCTCCGCCCGACCGGAGGAAGTCAGGAAGATCGTCCAGGGCGATGACCCCGCCGAGGCCCATCGCGAAGAGCGAT
This window harbors:
- a CDS encoding PAS domain S-box protein; the protein is MAPAFASDGWTIPPWAWVPILLALGACAWLWARRGRPPRPSRSPIGPVANTRVLPERVIEDAADAILLLDREGKIRLWNRGAVETFGYSRAEAVGRSYDLILPEGTPLETSLVDALADPGAVRDLRTQRRRRDGGLVEVSLTRSKVRTPDGEAIGEVEVLRDITSQRVLDREMVLTEKMAAVGKIASKVVHEIRNPLGSINLNVDLLLDGLEEAETPEVEEAREILQTIKRETKRLSQITDEYLQFSRMPQPTGAREDLNSVILGLADFLRPELRRSGIRLVLNLDDDHPRVSCDGRLVRQVVLNLIRNAMEVVPPRSGQVMVVTKATRDAGEIEIDDNGPGIPQEILPRIFDPFFTTKQDGTGLGLAVVRQIVEEHGGSVSCSSVPDKGTTFRIRLPLAAP